A portion of the Candidatus Ruthia endofausta genome contains these proteins:
- the ampD gene encoding 1,6-anhydro-N-acetylmuramyl-L-alanine amidase AmpD has protein sequence MINNHRLENAKQISSPNFNKRPNQAISLIVIHNISLPPGKFNNNHIEDFFTNQLNTSQHPYFKTIKELKVSAHLLIKRNGMIIQFVPFNQRAWHAGESSYKGKYNCNDFSIGIELQGDDNTPYESVQYEALNKVINLLKSHYPISAIKGHSDISPIRKTDPGPYFKWSKLHAIT, from the coding sequence ATGATTAACAATCACCGACTCGAAAACGCCAAGCAAATCAGCTCGCCAAACTTTAACAAAAGACCCAATCAAGCCATATCTTTGATTGTTATTCATAATATTTCACTACCGCCTGGTAAATTCAACAACAACCATATTGAAGATTTTTTTACCAATCAGCTTAATACCAGTCAGCACCCTTACTTTAAAACCATTAAAGAGCTAAAAGTATCCGCACACCTGCTGATCAAACGCAACGGCATGATAATTCAGTTCGTGCCTTTTAATCAGCGCGCTTGGCATGCAGGTGAATCAAGTTATAAAGGCAAGTATAACTGTAATGATTTTTCTATTGGTATTGAGTTGCAAGGAGATGACAATACGCCGTATGAATCGGTACAATATGAAGCCTTAAATAAAGTGATAAATTTATTAAAATCTCATTATCCAATAAGCGCTATCAAGGGTCATAGTGACATTTCTCCGATAAGAAAAACAGATCCTGGGCCCTATTTTAAGTGGAGTAAACTACATGCAATTACTTGA
- the yidC gene encoding membrane protein insertase YidC produces MNNQKFFLIIAIFLSVFLLWDKWEVTHVVDANGNLISQTKITGASTVSDSLTNQNLDVPNVTNRNTELDLPNTVAKNQGPFTTVTTDLLTLEISHKGGTIQNAWLNDYPIEINSEQKFQLLSDKTGEIFQAQSGLLPQGQMPTHHSTFSSKNSHYQMDGNSLIVPFTWQSENGIKVTKQYHFNKNSYVVGIDYQVTNTTNNTLNITGYTQLVRNALDQSNMMMPTYTGGARFDDQDVYEKIEFEDFGDQPKITSKGGWIAMIEHYFFVAAIPDENQTHTYSSKIINGEYLLTVVNPKLTIAPGATATLPSSNLYIGPKEQEQINTVAPGLDKTVDYGILFIIAKPLSELLNWIYSMIHSWGYSIIVLTLLIKLAFYKLSEKSYRSMAGMRQLAPRLTKLKETYGDDKQKLGQKTMELYKKEKINPASGCLPILVQIPVFISLYWVLLEMIELRQAPFWYLTDLSAQDPYYILPLIMGVSMFVQQKLNPPPPDPIQAKIMMALPFVFTIFFLWFPSGLVLYWVVNNILSITQQWVIDKRING; encoded by the coding sequence ATGAACAATCAAAAATTCTTTCTCATTATTGCTATTTTTTTAAGCGTTTTTCTCTTGTGGGACAAGTGGGAGGTAACACATGTAGTGGATGCAAACGGTAATTTAATCAGTCAAACCAAAATTACAGGCGCTAGCACGGTAAGTGACTCCTTAACAAATCAGAACCTAGACGTACCCAATGTTACAAATCGCAATACCGAATTAGACCTTCCTAACACTGTTGCAAAAAATCAAGGTCCATTTACAACGGTCACAACAGATTTACTAACCTTAGAAATTAGTCATAAAGGTGGTACTATCCAAAATGCATGGCTTAATGATTATCCAATAGAAATTAATTCTGAGCAAAAATTCCAGCTACTCAGTGATAAAACTGGTGAAATATTCCAAGCACAAAGTGGTTTATTGCCGCAAGGGCAAATGCCCACTCACCATTCAACATTTAGTTCAAAAAATAGCCATTATCAAATGGATGGTAATAGTTTGATTGTGCCCTTTACTTGGCAAAGTGAGAATGGTATCAAAGTCACCAAGCAATATCACTTTAACAAAAACAGCTACGTGGTTGGTATTGATTACCAAGTAACCAATACCACTAACAATACATTAAACATAACTGGCTACACACAACTAGTTCGCAATGCACTTGACCAGTCCAACATGATGATGCCAACTTATACAGGTGGTGCAAGATTTGATGACCAAGATGTGTATGAAAAAATAGAGTTTGAAGACTTTGGCGACCAGCCAAAAATCACCTCTAAAGGTGGCTGGATAGCGATGATTGAACATTACTTTTTTGTGGCTGCAATCCCAGATGAAAATCAAACACACACTTATTCATCAAAGATTATCAATGGTGAATATTTACTAACCGTTGTCAACCCAAAATTAACAATAGCACCTGGTGCAACAGCAACACTACCAAGCAGTAACCTTTATATCGGACCTAAAGAGCAAGAACAAATTAACACTGTTGCGCCAGGTTTAGACAAAACCGTTGATTATGGCATACTGTTTATTATTGCCAAGCCATTATCTGAGTTACTCAACTGGATTTATTCAATGATTCACTCTTGGGGTTACTCTATTATCGTTCTTACTTTGTTAATCAAATTGGCGTTTTATAAACTCAGCGAAAAATCATATCGATCAATGGCAGGCATGCGACAGCTCGCCCCAAGATTGACAAAACTTAAAGAAACTTATGGTGATGACAAGCAAAAACTAGGTCAAAAAACCATGGAACTATATAAAAAGGAAAAAATCAACCCTGCCTCTGGTTGTTTGCCCATTTTGGTGCAAATTCCTGTATTTATTTCACTTTACTGGGTGCTATTAGAAATGATTGAGTTACGCCAAGCGCCGTTTTGGTATTTAACCGATTTATCAGCCCAAGACCCATACTATATATTACCGCTCATCATGGGTGTATCAATGTTTGTTCAACAAAAACTAAATCCGCCACCACCTGACCCAATACAGGCAAAAATTATGATGGCATTACCTTTTGTATTTACTATTTTCTTCCTATGGTTTCCATCTGGATTGGTGCTTTATTGGGTGGTCAACAACATCTTATCAATCACTCAACAATGGGTGATTGATAAACGCATTAATGGCTAA
- a CDS encoding DUF494 family protein, whose product MTNNILDVLTYMFDYLFEEAEQDSTHEIDDTELKAHLSDIGFDTTRIDKALSWLENIATIQNGKIKPFKTTYQGSMRIYTETEKIKLSAKSRGFLLFMENIGQLNANQREMIIDQIMSLGDVSVSLEDLKWVVMMVLGNSVDGETSAQWLESIVFLDDNRIIQ is encoded by the coding sequence ATGACAAATAATATTCTTGATGTTCTAACCTATATGTTTGATTATCTTTTTGAAGAGGCAGAGCAAGATTCTACCCATGAGATTGATGATACCGAGTTAAAAGCACATCTTTCAGACATTGGATTTGACACAACGCGCATTGATAAGGCGCTTAGCTGGCTAGAAAACATCGCCACCATTCAAAATGGTAAGATTAAGCCATTCAAGACGACTTATCAGGGCAGTATGCGTATTTACACTGAGACCGAAAAAATAAAACTCAGTGCCAAATCCAGAGGGTTTTTGTTGTTTATGGAAAATATTGGTCAATTAAATGCTAATCAGCGCGAGATGATTATTGACCAAATCATGTCATTGGGTGATGTCAGTGTTTCTTTAGAAGATCTTAAATGGGTAGTGATGATGGTATTAGGCAATAGTGTTGATGGTGAAACATCAGCGCAGTGGCTGGAATCCATCGTATTTCTTGATGACAATCGCATCATTCAATAA
- a CDS encoding F0F1 ATP synthase subunit epsilon, translating to MPIIHVDVVSATESLYSGEALCVFAPASTGELGIYPKHTALLSTLKPGEVRVETDKGIESIYVSGGIVEVQPDVVTIFSDTAIRASDLDESKALEAKQRAQEAMKNATESQNISATQAALAESMAQLQMINKIRGKKI from the coding sequence ATGCCAATTATTCATGTTGATGTCGTTAGCGCAACAGAGTCTCTCTACTCAGGCGAGGCATTGTGTGTGTTTGCGCCTGCATCTACAGGAGAATTAGGTATTTATCCAAAACATACGGCACTTTTGTCAACCTTAAAGCCGGGTGAAGTTCGAGTAGAAACCGATAAAGGTATAGAATCCATTTATGTTTCTGGTGGTATCGTAGAAGTCCAGCCAGATGTCGTGACTATTTTTTCTGACACTGCAATTAGAGCAAGCGATTTAGACGAATCTAAGGCGTTAGAAGCCAAACAGCGCGCGCAAGAGGCAATGAAAAATGCAACTGAGAGTCAAAATATTTCAGCAACACAGGCGGCACTTGCTGAGTCAATGGCACAATTGCAAATGATTAACAAAATACGTGGTAAGAAAATTTAA
- the kdsC gene encoding 3-deoxy-manno-octulosonate-8-phosphatase KdsC has product MQLLDKFYLQAEHIKLIIFDVDGVLTDGGLYFSDEGIELKRFNSFDGLGIKLLKQNGIEVAVISARNSKNVAHRMKNLGIEHFYQGQDDKVVAFNNLIKKLSLQTEQVAYMGDDIIDLPVMRKVNLPIAVANAHELVKENACFVTEKIGGYGAVREVCDLLLKAQNTFNKAMEKYLT; this is encoded by the coding sequence ATGCAATTACTTGATAAGTTTTACTTACAGGCTGAACACATCAAACTAATTATTTTTGATGTAGATGGCGTATTAACAGACGGTGGCTTATATTTCTCTGACGAAGGCATAGAACTTAAACGCTTTAATTCATTTGATGGGTTAGGGATTAAACTACTCAAACAAAACGGTATTGAAGTGGCTGTTATCAGTGCCAGAAACTCTAAAAATGTAGCACACCGAATGAAGAACTTAGGTATTGAACATTTTTACCAAGGGCAAGACGACAAAGTTGTTGCTTTTAATAATCTTATCAAAAAACTATCACTTCAAACTGAACAAGTTGCTTACATGGGCGATGACATCATTGATTTGCCTGTTATGAGAAAAGTTAATCTGCCAATTGCCGTTGCCAATGCCCACGAACTGGTGAAAGAAAATGCTTGTTTTGTGACTGAAAAAATAGGCGGCTATGGCGCAGTAAGAGAAGTTTGTGATTTATTACTAAAAGCTCAAAATACCTTTAATAAAGCCATGGAAAAGTACCTAACATGA
- the topA gene encoding type I DNA topoisomerase, translated as MAKNLVIVESPAKAKTIEKFLGKDFSVKSSIGHIRDMPKKNMGIDIENNFTLTYEITTDKKKVVADLRKAVKIAEKVYLATDEDREGEAIAWHLLEALNLPKDTPRIVFHEITKSAITHAIVKPRTVDYQLVDAQQARRVIDRLVGFEISPVLWRKISGARSAGRVQSPVMRLVVEREREISQYIANSTYKVKAELVSESGEIFEIKLSKEFESKEQALAFANALLSANLTVASIEKKPSKRSPKPPFITSTLQQEASQKLGFSVKQTMTLAQNLYREGSITYMRTDSFTLSETVIEAAGQVIVKRFDSEYHHIRRYKTKDAGAQEAHEAIRPTDLTKPSIFGIEDQAAKLYSLIYKRTLACQMSDAQLQKTQIKINISGLDEKFLANGKILTFPGFLRVYDYLSSEDKLLPDLHKGDTLSLTSFKARENFSRVKPRYTEASLVKKIEKMGIGRPSTFATMISTVQDRNYVTKETREGAERAYELIEIKDSQVIQSQASEITGAEKNKLFPTNVAYLLTDFLVKYFDNIIDYKFTAKLESDFDTIATQNVPWQGVVKNFYTPFHQKIEDAADISREETHGMRELGTDPKSGKRVSVRFGRCGAFAQIGHKDDEDKPTFASLRGSLDIEGITLDEALELFNMPRTVGETNDFGIIEANYGRFGPYIQYGKKYVSLKEDIPEEVSLEKALELIAVKEKFDAERTIKTFDDSDIQVLNGCFGPYIWNGKKKGKGQKNITIKKVFGDKDPAGLTLEECKKAVSGKFKPKAKPRKKKKITKK; from the coding sequence ATGGCAAAAAATCTTGTTATTGTTGAGTCCCCTGCCAAAGCTAAAACCATTGAAAAGTTTTTAGGTAAAGATTTTAGTGTTAAATCTAGTATTGGCCACATCCGCGACATGCCTAAGAAAAACATGGGCATTGACATTGAAAATAATTTTACCCTCACGTATGAAATTACCACAGATAAGAAAAAAGTAGTCGCTGACTTGCGTAAGGCTGTAAAAATAGCAGAAAAAGTCTACCTCGCAACGGACGAGGATCGTGAAGGTGAAGCCATTGCTTGGCATTTGCTAGAAGCGCTCAATTTACCTAAAGATACCCCAAGAATTGTTTTTCATGAGATTACCAAGAGTGCAATTACTCACGCTATTGTTAAGCCTAGAACAGTTGATTATCAGTTGGTAGATGCTCAACAAGCGCGCCGCGTTATTGACAGATTAGTAGGTTTTGAAATATCACCTGTTTTATGGCGCAAAATTTCAGGCGCACGTTCCGCTGGCAGGGTACAATCCCCGGTGATGCGCCTCGTGGTCGAAAGAGAGCGAGAAATTAGCCAATATATTGCCAATTCTACTTACAAAGTCAAAGCAGAATTAGTGAGTGAAAGTGGCGAGATATTTGAGATTAAACTGAGTAAGGAGTTTGAATCTAAAGAGCAAGCATTGGCCTTTGCTAATGCACTTTTATCGGCTAATTTAACCGTTGCATCAATTGAAAAAAAACCCTCTAAACGCTCACCAAAACCACCCTTTATCACCTCAACCTTACAACAAGAAGCCTCTCAAAAATTAGGATTTTCAGTTAAGCAAACCATGACTTTGGCACAAAATTTGTACCGTGAAGGGTCTATTACTTATATGCGAACTGACTCATTCACGCTATCAGAAACAGTAATTGAGGCAGCCGGCCAAGTCATTGTAAAAAGATTTGACAGTGAATATCACCACATAAGACGATATAAAACCAAAGATGCAGGTGCGCAAGAAGCGCACGAGGCAATTCGCCCAACCGATTTAACCAAGCCCAGTATTTTTGGTATTGAAGATCAGGCTGCTAAACTATATAGCCTTATTTACAAACGCACATTGGCTTGCCAAATGAGCGACGCTCAATTACAAAAGACCCAAATAAAAATCAACATTTCAGGACTTGATGAAAAATTCCTAGCCAATGGCAAAATATTGACATTTCCAGGATTTCTAAGAGTTTATGATTATCTATCGTCAGAGGATAAACTATTACCCGATTTACACAAAGGCGACACATTGAGTTTGACCAGCTTTAAAGCTAGAGAGAATTTTTCAAGAGTCAAACCTCGCTACACTGAAGCATCGCTGGTGAAAAAGATTGAAAAAATGGGCATCGGCAGGCCTTCAACATTCGCCACTATGATATCAACAGTACAAGACAGAAATTATGTCACAAAAGAGACCAGAGAAGGTGCTGAACGAGCGTATGAATTGATTGAAATCAAAGACAGCCAAGTTATTCAATCCCAAGCAAGCGAAATAACAGGTGCTGAAAAAAACAAACTGTTCCCGACCAATGTTGCCTATTTGCTCACTGATTTTCTAGTCAAATATTTTGACAACATTATTGATTATAAATTTACCGCTAAACTTGAAAGCGATTTTGACACCATCGCCACACAAAATGTTCCGTGGCAAGGTGTGGTTAAAAACTTTTACACCCCTTTTCATCAAAAAATCGAAGATGCTGCTGACATTTCCAGAGAAGAAACCCACGGTATGCGCGAACTCGGTACTGACCCAAAAAGTGGCAAACGCGTTAGCGTGCGCTTTGGCAGATGCGGTGCCTTCGCCCAAATCGGCCATAAAGACGACGAAGACAAGCCAACCTTTGCCTCACTCAGAGGCTCATTAGATATTGAAGGCATCACCCTTGATGAGGCCTTAGAATTATTTAATATGCCCCGCACTGTTGGCGAGACTAATGATTTTGGCATCATCGAAGCCAACTATGGTCGTTTTGGTCCCTACATTCAATATGGTAAAAAATACGTCTCACTCAAAGAAGATATCCCAGAAGAAGTTAGCCTAGAAAAAGCACTAGAGCTGATTGCTGTTAAAGAAAAATTCGACGCCGAACGTACCATCAAAACTTTCGATGATTCCGATATCCAAGTCCTCAACGGTTGTTTTGGCCCCTACATCTGGAATGGTAAAAAGAAAGGTAAAGGTCAAAAAAATATTACTATCAAAAAAGTTTTCGGCGATAAAGACCCAGCAGGCTTAACCCTTGAAGAATGCAAAAAAGCGGTTTCTGGAAAATTTAAACCTAAAGCCAAGCCTAGAAAAAAGAAAAAAATTACTAAAAAATGA
- the rnpA gene encoding ribonuclease P protein component yields the protein MSLLRLTRNLRILKPFDYKAIFNHGRMTKGRYWQVIARKVDAPTPRLGLAIAKKVHKLAVDRNRAKRIVRETFRTHQNDFNHWEFVVMTKHSKPAKNSIMIDDLLHLFKKITTH from the coding sequence GTGTCCCTTCTTAGGCTAACACGCAACTTAAGAATTTTAAAACCCTTTGATTATAAAGCCATTTTTAATCATGGTAGAATGACCAAAGGGCGGTACTGGCAAGTCATCGCACGAAAGGTTGATGCGCCCACACCCCGCCTTGGACTTGCCATTGCAAAAAAAGTTCATAAACTAGCTGTTGATAGAAATAGAGCCAAGAGAATTGTGCGCGAAACCTTTAGAACACACCAAAATGATTTTAATCATTGGGAATTTGTAGTGATGACAAAACATTCAAAACCCGCTAAAAACTCTATAATGATCGATGACTTGCTACATTTATTCAAAAAAATAACCACTCATTAA
- the yidD gene encoding membrane protein insertion efficiency factor YidD encodes MRYLLLMPIKFYQLFISPLLGFNCRFQPTCSQYAYDAIQVHGFFKGLGLSLKRIGKCHPWHDGGFDPVPKK; translated from the coding sequence ATGCGTTACTTACTCCTAATGCCCATTAAATTTTATCAACTATTCATTAGCCCTTTATTGGGTTTTAATTGTCGCTTTCAACCAACTTGCTCACAATATGCTTATGACGCAATCCAAGTGCATGGATTTTTTAAGGGGCTTGGCCTTAGTTTAAAACGCATTGGCAAGTGCCATCCATGGCATGATGGTGGGTTTGACCCCGTACCAAAAAAATAA
- the atpG gene encoding F0F1 ATP synthase subunit gamma: protein MAAGKEIRTQISSIKNTQKITSAMEMVAASKMKKAQDRMLASRPYCEKISNVIGHLAYAHSEFEHPYMNSSEKLQCIGIIIISSDRGLCGGLNTNLFRYILKQVVEYQIKGIKVDICTIGKRATSFFKNSGLNVKSVLTDLGDAPHFDDLLGTIKVMLDGFDAGEIQQLSVAYNKFENTMTQMPIIMQLVPMVAGESNNMNHYWDYIYEPDAQEVLSALLVRYIEALVYQGLVENIACEQSSRMVAMKSATDNAGDMVKELELVYNKARQAAITQEISEIVSGAAAV from the coding sequence ATGGCAGCTGGCAAGGAAATTAGAACACAAATTTCGAGTATTAAGAATACTCAGAAGATTACTTCGGCCATGGAGATGGTCGCAGCTTCTAAGATGAAAAAAGCGCAAGATAGAATGTTAGCATCACGCCCTTATTGCGAAAAAATTTCCAATGTTATTGGTCATTTAGCCTATGCACATTCAGAATTTGAACATCCTTATATGAACAGTTCTGAAAAACTTCAGTGCATCGGTATTATTATTATTTCAAGTGATAGAGGTTTGTGTGGTGGTTTGAATACTAATTTGTTTAGGTATATTTTAAAACAAGTTGTTGAATACCAGATCAAGGGTATTAAGGTTGATATCTGCACTATTGGCAAAAGAGCAACCTCATTTTTTAAAAATTCTGGCTTAAACGTTAAATCTGTATTAACAGATTTAGGTGATGCACCTCATTTTGATGATTTGTTAGGCACGATTAAAGTCATGCTTGACGGGTTTGATGCAGGCGAAATTCAACAATTATCAGTGGCCTACAACAAATTTGAAAATACTATGACCCAAATGCCTATAATTATGCAATTGGTGCCAATGGTAGCAGGCGAATCAAACAATATGAACCACTATTGGGACTATATCTATGAACCTGATGCACAAGAGGTTCTAAGTGCGTTACTAGTACGTTATATTGAGGCTTTGGTTTATCAAGGCTTAGTTGAAAACATCGCCTGTGAGCAATCTTCACGCATGGTTGCAATGAAAAGTGCAACTGATAATGCAGGTGATATGGTTAAAGAGTTAGAGTTGGTTTACAACAAGGCAAGGCAAGCGGCAATTACGCAAGAAATTTCTGAGATTGTTAGTGGTGCTGCTGCTGTTTAA
- the rpmH gene encoding 50S ribosomal protein L34, with translation MKQKRTFQPSVIKRKRTHGFRLRMSTKSGRAVINARRKKGRKRLAA, from the coding sequence ATGAAGCAAAAGAGAACCTTTCAACCGAGTGTTATAAAACGTAAACGTACACACGGTTTCAGATTAAGAATGAGCACCAAATCAGGCCGCGCTGTTATTAATGCACGTAGAAAAAAAGGGCGTAAGCGTTTAGCAGCTTAG
- a CDS encoding TauD/TfdA family dioxygenase: MSILNNLDEYKRWRDDKLANISTKIETCLIEISNPFELTRSEKDRIKHLCQHNNFALFNIEQQDNYPQAIIAINKQFGLIDYDPHLYVQNRGLAHITQSVKQDQAEFIPYTNKAIGWHTDGYYNTIEQRIRAFSLFCVTPANRGGENQWIDQQMVYLQLRESNPDVAKALTHTQAMSIPKHVVNGVVRRKISIGAIFFIDEPSSQLYMRYTQRKKNIKFLNAQEVRQAVAILDTHLSTTTEYHFSHTMVANQGMLCNNILHKRSGFIDNPFNPRLLLRGRYFNRLN; encoded by the coding sequence ATGTCCATTCTCAACAATTTAGATGAATACAAACGCTGGAGAGATGACAAACTAGCAAATATTAGCACCAAGATTGAAACCTGCCTGATTGAAATTAGCAATCCCTTTGAGCTCACACGCTCAGAAAAAGATAGGATTAAGCATTTGTGCCAACATAACAATTTTGCCCTATTTAATATTGAACAGCAAGACAACTACCCACAAGCCATTATTGCCATTAATAAACAGTTTGGATTGATAGATTATGACCCGCATTTATATGTCCAAAATCGGGGTTTAGCGCATATTACCCAAAGCGTTAAACAAGATCAGGCTGAATTTATTCCCTACACCAATAAAGCCATCGGCTGGCACACAGATGGTTATTACAATACAATAGAGCAACGTATACGTGCCTTTTCTTTGTTTTGTGTTACACCTGCAAACCGTGGTGGAGAAAATCAATGGATTGACCAGCAAATGGTGTATTTACAACTAAGGGAGTCTAATCCAGATGTTGCTAAGGCACTCACTCACACCCAAGCCATGAGCATACCCAAACATGTTGTAAACGGCGTTGTTAGGCGTAAAATCTCCATAGGGGCTATTTTTTTTATTGACGAGCCCAGCTCACAACTTTATATGCGCTATACACAAAGAAAGAAGAATATCAAATTTTTGAATGCCCAAGAGGTTAGGCAAGCTGTTGCCATTTTGGATACGCATTTAAGCACCACCACTGAATATCACTTTAGTCATACTATGGTTGCTAATCAGGGAATGTTGTGTAACAATATCCTGCACAAGCGTTCTGGATTTATTGACAATCCCTTCAATCCAAGGTTGCTACTCAGAGGTCGTTACTTTAACCGATTAAATTAG
- the atpD gene encoding F0F1 ATP synthase subunit beta, whose protein sequence is MSTGKITQIIGAVIDVEFSADSMPKIYDALKVSETGLTLEVQQQLGDYVVRAIAMGGSEGLKRGLEVTNTGEPIKVPVGVKTLGRIMNVLGEPIDNAGDIAQEVNWAIHRSAPAYHELAPAAELLETGIKVIDLICPFAKGGKVGLFGGAGVGKTVNMMELIRNIAIEHSGYSVFAGVGERTREGNDFYHEMKESNVLDKVSLVYGQMNEPPGNRLRVALTGLTMAEYFRDEGRDVLLFIDNIYRYTLAGTEVSALLGRMPSAVGYQPTLASEMGALQERITSTKKGSITSIQAVYVPADDLTDPSPATTFAHLDATVVLSRQVAELGIYPAVDPLDSTSRQLDPLIVGEEHYNVARGVQGVLQRYKELKDIIAILGMDELSEEDKRSVSRARKIQRFLSQPFFVAEVFTGAPGKYVSLKDTISGFKAILDGGMDDFPEQAFYMVGSLDEIREKAKERA, encoded by the coding sequence ATGAGTACAGGAAAAATTACACAAATTATTGGTGCAGTTATCGATGTCGAATTCTCAGCAGACAGCATGCCAAAAATTTATGACGCCTTAAAAGTTTCAGAAACAGGCTTAACCTTAGAAGTTCAGCAACAGTTAGGCGACTATGTAGTGCGTGCAATTGCCATGGGTGGTTCTGAAGGCCTAAAAAGAGGTTTGGAAGTCACCAACACAGGTGAGCCGATTAAGGTGCCTGTCGGTGTTAAGACATTAGGGCGTATTATGAATGTGCTGGGCGAGCCGATTGATAATGCTGGCGATATTGCTCAAGAAGTCAATTGGGCTATTCACCGAAGTGCGCCTGCTTATCATGAACTGGCACCTGCAGCAGAATTATTAGAAACAGGTATTAAAGTCATTGATTTAATTTGCCCGTTTGCTAAAGGTGGTAAGGTTGGTTTGTTTGGTGGTGCTGGTGTTGGCAAAACCGTTAATATGATGGAGTTAATTCGTAATATTGCGATTGAGCACTCTGGTTATTCAGTATTTGCTGGTGTGGGCGAACGTACTCGTGAAGGCAATGACTTTTATCACGAAATGAAAGAGTCAAATGTACTTGATAAAGTCTCCTTGGTATATGGTCAAATGAACGAGCCTCCGGGAAACAGGTTGCGTGTTGCTTTAACGGGACTAACCATGGCAGAATACTTTCGTGATGAAGGTCGTGATGTATTGTTGTTTATTGACAATATTTATCGTTATACACTTGCAGGTACGGAAGTATCGGCACTATTAGGTCGTATGCCATCAGCAGTGGGCTATCAGCCAACATTAGCAAGTGAGATGGGCGCATTACAGGAACGTATTACTTCAACTAAGAAAGGTTCAATTACCTCAATTCAGGCAGTGTATGTACCTGCAGATGATTTAACTGACCCATCGCCAGCAACCACATTTGCTCATTTAGATGCAACGGTTGTGTTGTCACGTCAAGTAGCAGAATTAGGCATTTATCCTGCGGTAGATCCACTGGATTCTACTTCACGCCAACTAGACCCATTAATCGTGGGCGAAGAGCACTATAACGTGGCTCGTGGCGTACAGGGCGTGTTGCAACGCTACAAAGAATTAAAAGACATTATTGCGATTTTAGGCATGGATGAATTATCTGAAGAAGACAAACGTTCAGTGTCTCGTGCTCGTAAAATTCAACGCTTTTTGTCTCAGCCATTTTTTGTAGCAGAAGTCTTCACTGGTGCACCAGGTAAGTATGTATCACTTAAAGATACGATTTCTGGGTTTAAAGCTATTCTTGATGGTGGGATGGATGATTTTCCAGAGCAAGCCTTTTATATGGTAGGTTCGCTTGATGAGATTCGTGAAAAAGCTAAGGAGAGGGCATAA
- a CDS encoding DNA-processing protein DprA yields the protein MISGLSFGTLVVKVSIKSGIMITAKLAAEQGKEVFSIPGSIYNPLSKGCHQLIKQGAKLTDNIEDMLSELLKGSGLSVSSKKEPVDIKNVDKTDVMLLKYLSYNAVTVDKLVEKSTLAHR from the coding sequence GTGATTAGTGGGCTGAGTTTTGGCACTTTAGTGGTGAAGGTAAGCATTAAAAGCGGCATCATGATTACTGCAAAATTAGCCGCTGAACAAGGTAAAGAAGTATTTTCAATACCTGGCTCAATTTACAATCCATTATCAAAGGGCTGTCATCAACTTATTAAGCAAGGCGCTAAATTAACTGACAATATTGAAGATATGTTATCTGAGTTGCTCAAGGGTTCGGGTTTGTCAGTTTCATCTAAAAAAGAGCCTGTTGATATAAAAAATGTAGACAAAACAGACGTTATGCTATTAAAATATCTGAGTTACAATGCGGTGACGGTTGATAAGCTAGTTGAAAAATCAACCTTAGCCCACAGATAG